The following is a genomic window from Acidimicrobiales bacterium.
CCTGGCGCTGGGGGTGTTCGTGATCGGTGCCGTCGTGGTCGCCAACCTGCGCCGCTCGACCACGGGCATGACGCTGGCAGCCATCCGGTCGTCGGAGGTGGCGGCCCGCACCATCGGCGTGCGGACCATGCGGGCCAAGGTCGCGACGTTCGGGCTGAGCGCCTTCATGGCCGGCGTGGGCGGCGGGCTGCTGGCCAGCTTCTCGGGGCGGGCCACGCCCGGGTCGTTCAACGCCATCGTCGGCATCGTTTGGCTGGCGGTCGCGGTGACCTGGGGCGTCCGCTCGATCACGGGGGCGCTGCTCGCCGGGGTCGCGTTCTCGGTGTTCCCGGCGCTGTTCAGCAGCTACGTCTCCGACTCGTACGCCGAGGTGCCCACCATGCTGTTCGGCCTGGGGGCGATCATGGTCGCCCGGGAGCCCCGCGGCATCGTCACCCAGACCGTGGAGCACTGGTCGCACCTGTTCCACAAGCTGCGGCGATCGTCGGCTCCGGCCACGACCGGTGGCCCGGTCGACGCAACGGTGGAGGCGGCGGCATGAGCGCCGTGGCCGAGACTGCTCCCGAGGTCGACGCGGCTGTGCCGCTGCTCGAGGCCCGCAACGTCACCATGCGCTTCGGTGGGCTGGCCGCGCTCGACGACGTGACCGTGCAGGCGTCGCCGGGGATGATCCTGGGCGTCGTCGGGCCCAACGGCGCCGGCAAGACCACCCTGTTCGGGGTGCTGTCCGGGCTGCTGCAGCCCACCCACGGCGACGTGCTCATCGAGGGCGACGTCGTGACCGGCCGCACCCCGCAGTTCCGGGCCCGCCGCGGCCTGCTGCGCACGTTCCAGCGGGTGCAGCTCTTCGCCGAGCTGTCGGTGCGCGAGCACTTCCAGCTCACCTACCGGTCGCTGCGGGGCCGGCCCAGCTACCTGCGCGACCTCGTCGGCCTCGACCGCCGGTCGGGCAACGCCGAGGAGCAGGAGCGGGTCGACCAGCTGGTGGAGAGCCTGGGCCTGGTCGACGTGCAGCACCAGCCGGCCGCGGCGCTGCCGCTGGGGACGGCCCGCCTCGTGGAGGTCGGCCGGGCGCTGGCGGCAGGGCCCAAGGTGGTGCTGCTCGACGAGCCGTCGTCGGGCCTCGACAGCCGGGAGACCGAGCAGCTGGCGACCGTGCTGCTGAAGGCCCGCGACGAGGAAGGGGTGGCGCTGGTGCTGGTGGAGCACGACCTGCAGCTGGTGCTGGGGCTGTCCGACCGCGTGGACGTGCTCGACTTCGGGCGGCTCATCGCGTCGGGCACGCCTGCCGAGGTGCGGTCGGACCCCGTGGTCCAGGCCGCCTACATCGGGACGGAGGCCACACGATGACGAGAGCGACGATCGAACCGCCGGCGGACGACGTCCTCGTCGCCGGCGTGGAGCCTGCCGAGGCGTCGACGGCGCCGCCGTTGCTGTCCGTGCGCGACCTGGTGGTCGACTTCGGGCTGACCCGGGCCGTGTCGGGCGTGTCGTTCGACGTGCCGGCCGGGTCGGTGCTGGCGGTGCTGGGCAGCAACGGCGCCGGCAAGTCGACGGTGGCGTCGGCGGTCTCCGGACTGGTGGCCCCGACGAGCGGGCACATCGAGCTCGACGGCCGCGACGTCACCTCCTGGCCCGCCCACCGGGTGGCGCGCCAGGGCGTGACCCATGTGCTGGAGGGCCGCGGCGTGTTCCCCGGCCTCACCGTGGCCGAGAACCTGCGGCTGAGCGTGAGCCGCACCGTCGCCAAGTCGGAGCGGGCCGATGCCGTGGCCCGGGCGCTGGACATGTTCCCCGTGCTGGCCGAGCGCCGGCGGCAGGCCACGTCCACGCTGTCGGGCGGCGAGCGCCAGATGCTGGCCCTGGCCCGGGTGCTGGCCGTGCCGCCCCGCCTGCTGGTGGCCGACGAGCTGTCGCTGGGCCTGGCGCCCAAGCTGGTGGAGATGTCCTTCGACGTGCTGCGGCAGGCCAGGGACGCCGGGGTCACCGTCGTACTGGTGGAGCAGTTCGTCGAGCGGGCACTGGAGCTGGCCGACGACGCGCTGATCCTGCGGCGGGGCCGG
Proteins encoded in this region:
- a CDS encoding ABC transporter ATP-binding protein — its product is MTRATIEPPADDVLVAGVEPAEASTAPPLLSVRDLVVDFGLTRAVSGVSFDVPAGSVLAVLGSNGAGKSTVASAVSGLVAPTSGHIELDGRDVTSWPAHRVARQGVTHVLEGRGVFPGLTVAENLRLSVSRTVAKSERADAVARALDMFPVLAERRRQATSTLSGGERQMLALARVLAVPPRLLVADELSLGLAPKLVEMSFDVLRQARDAGVTVVLVEQFVERALELADDALILRRGRMVWSGKAQDAGATVLDEYLGVEEEGS
- a CDS encoding ABC transporter ATP-binding protein, encoding MSAVAETAPEVDAAVPLLEARNVTMRFGGLAALDDVTVQASPGMILGVVGPNGAGKTTLFGVLSGLLQPTHGDVLIEGDVVTGRTPQFRARRGLLRTFQRVQLFAELSVREHFQLTYRSLRGRPSYLRDLVGLDRRSGNAEEQERVDQLVESLGLVDVQHQPAAALPLGTARLVEVGRALAAGPKVVLLDEPSSGLDSRETEQLATVLLKARDEEGVALVLVEHDLQLVLGLSDRVDVLDFGRLIASGTPAEVRSDPVVQAAYIGTEATR